The region CTTCTATCTCTATCAGATTCGGTACTTAGAGCGCTGTTTTCATAGCATTTGCCCGTCCAATGGTGGGTCGCGCAATGGCGCAGATGGGTCGTCTTACTGATTGGTGACGCACTATTGACTTAACCAGGCGATCGCCTCACGAATCCAGTCTTCCGTGTTTGAGGTTTTGGCGATCGCCGTTTGTTGCCCCACTACTCGCAACGCCTTCGTAATCTCACTCGACGTATAGCCCAGGGCTAGCAGGGTCATCTCCACTTCTTCCTGCACCGTACCCACGGGGCCTGCGTCCGGCAGGGTAGCTAGCCCCGACTGATCCCGCCATTCTGCTAATTTCGTTCGCAACTCCAGCGCAATCCTTTCTGCCGTTTTTGCCCCAACTCCGGGCGTTCGGCTCAACAGTCGGGTATTGCTAGACACAATCGCCTGCACTAACTCCTGGAGTCCCAGGGTATCCATCAACGCCACTGCCAGTTGGGGGCCAATGCCACTCACCGCAATCAACTGGCGAAAAAGATCCCGTTCCGCTAGGGATGCAAAGCCAAAGAGAATAAACTGGTCTTCGCGCACTTGAAGATGGGTAAACACCTGAATATTTTCGCCAATGCCGGGTAGCTGAGCCACAAACCGGGGTAGGATTTGCAGTTCATAGCCCACCTGATTAACGTCTAGTAGCAATACAGTGCGAGTACCTGCGCGGTGGATGGCGGCAACCGTGCCCCTCAACGAACCAATCATGCGAATCGCCTAGGATAAAAATCCGAAATAGTGCAATCCTTCTAAGATACCGCCTGCACAGTGCGCCTGCGCCAAGTAGCGATCGCGCGAGGGATTGGCATGATGCCAGGTCAACAATTCAGGGCGAGCATTGCCGACGATCACGCCGCGACTGTCCACGTCTTGGAACAGAGATAGATCATTCCCCGAATCGCCACAGACGACGGTTTGGGCGGGAGATAATCCCAAGGTTTGCTGCAAAAATGCCGTGGCTGCCCCCTTGTTCGCTGCGCGGGGCAGAATATCCAAATCCTGACCGCTGCTGTAAATCACCTGGGCATCAAGGCCGCGATCGCCCAACAAGGCTTTAATCTTCGCGATCACCCGATCCGCATCTGATTCTTCTAGAAAGTAACTGACTTTGAAGGGCGTTTGCTCTGAGGCGGGTTGCAGCGTCAGTTCCGCAAATTGCGCGGTAACTTCAGCAACCTCATCCCGATTCCAGCCCACACTCAACTGTTCTGACCACTGGACATCTGGTTCGATGGCACTCGCATGATAAATTTCTGTGCCCACCGACAGCACCAAGATATC is a window of Synechococcales cyanobacterium T60_A2020_003 DNA encoding:
- the ruvA gene encoding Holliday junction branch migration protein RuvA, coding for MIGSLRGTVAAIHRAGTRTVLLLDVNQVGYELQILPRFVAQLPGIGENIQVFTHLQVREDQFILFGFASLAERDLFRQLIAVSGIGPQLAVALMDTLGLQELVQAIVSSNTRLLSRTPGVGAKTAERIALELRTKLAEWRDQSGLATLPDAGPVGTVQEEVEMTLLALGYTSSEITKALRVVGQQTAIAKTSNTEDWIREAIAWLSQ
- a CDS encoding sucrose-phosphate phosphatase: MAQFLFVTDLDNTFVGDDAALETLSQKLIRHREAHGTKIVYSTGRSLTLYRELEAEKSLIQPDILVLSVGTEIYHASAIEPDVQWSEQLSVGWNRDEVAEVTAQFAELTLQPASEQTPFKVSYFLEESDADRVIAKIKALLGDRGLDAQVIYSSGQDLDILPRAANKGAATAFLQQTLGLSPAQTVVCGDSGNDLSLFQDVDSRGVIVGNARPELLTWHHANPSRDRYLAQAHCAGGILEGLHYFGFLS